One stretch of Patescibacteria group bacterium DNA includes these proteins:
- the mnmA gene encoding tRNA 2-thiouridine(34) synthase MnmA: MAKKLQKVVVGISGGVDSAVSAYLLKEQGYDVTGVYMWCYGSNDEHCRAHQDRADAIKVASHLNIPFEVWDFEKEYSEKVLKYFYDEYQNGRTPNPDVVCNKEIKFGMFYERAIKERGFDYVATGHYARKIQSLGTGADPKKDQSYFLYRIKPEQLPYILFPVGELTKKEVREIAKKAGLPVYNKPDSQGVCFVGEVSLRKFLEGKVTYQKGNIVDTKGEVIGSHEGLPFYTIGQRRGFTLTKYQGLPLYVISKNMERNELVVGFGKETEVGEFKVGDINWLVEFNSGSSHPPAGGRTNPYECFDDLKVRIRHLGKLTPCKLEVIPHLQVRVELETPQRGVAPGQSAVFYHNDIVIGGGIIQ; encoded by the coding sequence ATGGCGAAAAAATTACAGAAAGTTGTTGTTGGAATTAGTGGTGGAGTAGACTCTGCCGTTTCGGCGTATTTGTTAAAAGAGCAGGGGTACGATGTAACAGGGGTTTATATGTGGTGTTATGGTTCTAATGACGAACACTGTAGGGCTCATCAAGATCGCGCTGATGCGATTAAGGTCGCAAGTCATCTAAATATTCCTTTTGAGGTTTGGGATTTTGAAAAAGAATATTCCGAAAAAGTTTTAAAATACTTTTACGACGAATATCAAAATGGTCGTACTCCCAACCCCGATGTGGTTTGTAATAAGGAGATTAAGTTTGGGATGTTTTATGAGAGAGCTATCAAGGAGCGAGGGTTTGACTATGTGGCGACTGGACATTATGCTAGGAAAATTCAAAGTTTAGGAACTGGAGCAGATCCAAAAAAAGATCAATCCTACTTTCTATATCGTATTAAACCAGAACAATTACCCTATATTCTATTTCCCGTTGGGGAATTAACTAAAAAAGAAGTTCGAGAAATTGCCAAAAAAGCAGGTCTTCCAGTTTACAACAAGCCCGACAGTCAAGGAGTGTGTTTTGTGGGCGAGGTTTCTCTGCGAAAATTTTTGGAGGGAAAAGTAACCTATCAAAAAGGGAATATTGTGGACACCAAAGGAGAAGTTATTGGTAGTCACGAGGGTTTACCATTTTATACCATAGGTCAACGCAGAGGCTTTACTCTCACAAAATATCAAGGCTTACCCTTGTATGTTATCTCAAAGAATATGGAGAGAAATGAGCTTGTGGTTGGTTTTGGCAAAGAAACGGAAGTGGGGGAGTTTAAGGTAGGAGATATTAACTGGCTAGTGGAATTTAATTCGGGTTCGTCCCATCCGCCAGCTGGCGGAAGGACGAACCCGTATGAGTGTTTTGATGATTTAAAAGTTCGGATTAGGCATCTCGGTAAATTAACCCCATGTAAATTAGAAGTAATACCTCATTTGCAGGTAAGGGTCGAATTAGAAACTCCCCAGCGGGGAGTTGCCCCTGGCCAGTCAGCGGTGTTTTATCACAATGATATTGTGATTGGTGGTGGTATAATTCAGTAA